ATCAGCGTCTGCGGGCTCACTTGTACGGGTCGCTGCTGTACTACCTTCAAATCTCCCAGAGACCCGAAGAACCAGATACTCTGCAAACGGGTAAAACAAAGACGCATCATGACGCGCAGCTATGCAGATGTGTAAATGGGGTCACGTGAGCAAAACCTCTGTCCTTATCCATCCAGCAGGGACGGCGATGTGGGAGCGCCTCACGGCCCCCGAGGATGGCTTCTccaagctgcagagagagaatcTCTCCATCATTGAAAGCTACGGCAAGGCTCTCATGGAGGTGGTGTGTCGGGACGCCTGCGACGGCCATGAGATTAGCAGGGTAAGGAGTTAAACAACAAAAGTAGGGACCTCATTGATGTGTTCGGGGTGGAGTGAGGTTCCAAAAATATCATGAAAGTTcagttttcaaaatgtattctaCGGAGTGGAgacctgtgtttgtttttggactccCTGGCGATCCTTTAACGGTTTTACTTTCACTGCTCGCTTTATCCCCGCCTCCTCTCCCCGTCTGTCAGATGTTAGCCCTGGCCGTGCTGGACCGGATTCTGTCCATAGACAGGCAGAATCAGTGGCTCGTCTACATCTGCAACAGTGGGTACCTGCGGTCGCTAGTGGAGAGCCTGAGACAGGATGACGTCGCCCTGCAGAGCCTGCTCACACCTCAGCCGCCCCTCCTCAAAGCTCTCTACATCTACGAGAGCAAGATGGTGAGAACGGCGTGCGCTTAAACCGACACACTTGCGCTTTGCActggttattattataattttacaACGCGTGTTTTCAGGCCCTGTTGACGCGTGTTGCTACGACGGGCCAGGGAGCCGTAGAGCTGCTGCGCTCTGGACTGGTGGCGCAGCTGATAGAGTGCCAAGTGTTCGACATGATACCGGACAGCGATGCACACAGGTAGAGCCGTGCAGAGAGAGGAATGAGATTGTGCTGTAACTTCCAAGTTATTCTATAAATATAATGTTGGTCTTTTGTTTGTGACCTGCTTATTTTGATAAAATCTTCCCCCAAAATAGgcacatttcttcttttcactCAGACAAATCAGATGATTTTACAAATGACCGTTCAGATTAAAGACTTGTCCAAATGACGTTTATTCTTTTGGGCTCTAACTGTAGTTTTACCACACGCGTGTCTGTTCCTTCTTTGGCCTGCAGGACGATGAGGGATCCATCAGGCTTCATCCCCAGCCCCGTGGACCGCTACAGGCAGATTCTCTTACCAACCTTGAGGCTTTTTCAGGTCATCCTTACATCCACCATCATGAaccaccagcagggggcggcgcAGGTAAACAAAACTAATGCTAATGACACAAAATTAAGCTTTTACATAATAAGAGATCAACTCTTCATGAATAAACATTATGGTGTATATTCATCATAAAATGAAAACTGCATTCTAACTTTCcattttggtgtgtgtgtgtgtgtgtgcgtgcgcgatCGCATGTGTGCGTAGGTTCTCCAATGGCTGGTAGTTCATGCTGACACCATTCAGTCGTTGCTGCGCTGTCAGGATCTCAGCATGGGAGTTTTGCAGGAACTCTCTTTGCTTACAGGCATCATCAGTAAGACGGCTTTGCCAGGTACATGAAGAAACAGCCCACTCCTCACCTTTACCATTTTCCACTGCAATCCACATTttcacacacgtacacactgGATGGTGTTCACCGTGCACGCTTGGTCTCTCAGGTGCCCTTGAGATGAACGGGGAGGTCAACAGTGGCGCTCTTCCAGAGTTCCAGGGTCACATAAACAGATTCCAGGTCTGATAGCTCCTTAATtgcttgaattttttttttttttttttagattaatgGAATAAAGAGATTAATTATTATACCATTAATGTGGCATTTACATTATCAACCAGCTACACATCCCTGTCTAGTACGGTAGATGGCCTTATGCACCTTTAAAgttatcttattattattattttattggtgTCATTGGCATCGGCTGAATCTAATGCCCATCCATCCCGGTGTGGTGACTCCACCTGTGATTATAACGCTCTTCTCTTCTAGCGCCTGTGTCTGTCGCTGCTCGGCCGTCTGGCAGGAAGCGAACGGGAGCGGCTGCTGAAGCAGGCTGAGATCGCTGCACCGACGGACCCGGCAGACAGacgagaggagatggaggttgCCATGCAACAGGTGCGTGGCGGCTTGTGTAAATGAAGTAGAGTTCTCCTGGATAAGAAGACGGAATGTCTTTCCTCTCCCGTGTGATAGACGGCGGTGATTTCAGAGAACGGCTGGAACAATAGCACTGAAATAATCTGCTTGGACTAGCGACATTCGCGATGATCCATCAGGAAGTCCGTTGTCTGAGGTTGTGTTTCCGCTTTGACTCAGGTGTGTGCTAACATCATGGAGTACTGCCAaaccctgctgctgcagagctcagCCCAGGCCCAGTTCAGCTTCTGCCTCTTCAGCCCGTCGGGCAGCGAGCCAGCTGGCAGGGAAGGGGGACGCGCAGGTCAGTGGCGTTCTGCTAATAACGAGGAAGAGGAATTGAAAGAAGTATTGTATTATAGCGTGTTAAAACACAACCCAATACGAAGTGTATATTTCAGATCTCTCGACCACGCTGCCATCGCTGGCCTATTCCCAGGCCCCTAGCCTGGGTTTGGTCCTGTACCTGCTGAAGAACAGCGCTGCAGATTTCTTCCGCTTCCACCAGAGTCACCGACAGAGTTTGGGCAAGCTGCGGGGCCTGGAGCAGCTGCCTCCGGAGGAGCTCAAGGAGGTAAGGATGGCCCAGGAGATTAAATTGCTCCGTCTGACAAACAGCCTATTGGATCCAACTCGTATGCCAACTCCAGACTTGTTGTCCGTAGTTGTGCCAAGGATTTGTGTCGGGCCCCGGAGGAGTGGAGAAGATCTCGTCCGTCCAGAGGAGCTTGCTGGCCAGGAGACGACTGGTCCAGCTCATCAACAGCAGAGCCAAGCTGCTGGCGCTGTGCTCTTGTATCCGTTGGCCTCTTGCTTGCACACTTGTCGGAGGATTTCAGCGTTTgattaaagcattttttttattttttatacctCTGTTCATCACATTAGAAAGCAAGAATCATTTATTGTTACTCAATAAGCTAGTTTATATTCGTCTTTGCAAGTTCTTGTAGAAATCTCCTTGACCTGAATATTCCCCAGACATTATCGAGAcctgcttgtttgtgttgtggCGCCACCTGGAGTTCTACCTGTTGCATTGCACTCCCACTGATCTGAAAGATTCTCTGCTACCTGGAGCCGGTTTGTACAAATCACAACTCGCTGGCGGTGAGAGACCTTCAAGCCGAGTTTCAAAATTTAGTCCGTTGAACTTGATGGAATCATTTGATCTAAAGATTCCCTATTTTCAGAATCCTTTGGTGGGTTGCAGACAAGTGGAGGTCGTGGTCTCGGTTTGTCTCGGGTCAGCCAGCAAGACCTTGATCTGGTGAGAAACAGCTGCTCCCGTTTCCATGTTTTTAGCTCCTAAGTTGTTCCTGATCCCTCTTTCCTTTTACGCATGAGAAGCTGAAGAGCGACATGGCCGCAGGTTTCGGAGAGGCtctgcagaggaagctgctggaggtggagggaTTGTACAGCCAGGTCCGCTCCCGCTACACCTTCATCCAGGCCCTGGTCCGCAGGATCCGTGGCCTCGTCCAACAGCCTAAAAGCTGAGCGGGTCTTGACCAGTACAAAAGACTTGCCACGGACTTTCTGCCAGCGACTTTCTCTGGAAAAGTCTCAATTTACTGCTCACTCCGAATGTTTGTGTGACAAATTGACCAACACTGCAAGGAGCACTCGTCAAGGAAGAATAACTTGTTCCACACATTTATggaattttttttacttaagaTAATTcgtttcatttctctctttttgtgtgaaaataaatgttttctaagTCTGGTACATACTTTTGTAGCTCACACGCAACCAACTGCCAAACTCACACcagtaattataaataaaaaataaattgtttcgTGGGTAAAGGCAAATTATAGTCATGTGGAGTTATTTCTTGCGGACTCGTTCAGAAGAGAGTGGGAATGTTCCGTTTAGAGATTTGATTCCAAGTTCTTTTCAGACGTGCTGCCGTGTCCTCAGTTTGTAGGTGAAGTCGTTCAAGCAGTGATGTACGACATGAAAACAGACTAAAACACCACTTCatctggttttattttctttaaggGTAAACTTTAAAAGACTGAAGTGCACGTCTTCTTACACCGttggggaggaggatgagaggattTATAAGACAATCGGGATTTACGTTCAGATTTAAGGAATGGGAAGTTTTGTGCTCTTGCTTTTTCAATACTGAGGAGAGGGTTGAGACCAGTATCCAGCTGTGTGGGGATGGGGCTGAATCACAAGTGGCATGTTTGATGactaaaaaaacaacctcattTGAAAACTTTGTGCTACTTTTAATCGTGCTTGTCGTACTCCATAAATTACTTTAAATACAATTACATACAGCattagaaacacatttacatttgtcaCACCAGCTTTCTTGTATCTGATTGTGCTGCATTTCCATCTAAATGGAAAACCGTTGTTACACGAGGACGACGATCCCCCGCTCACCTCTCGGAAGAAATGGACAAGCTTTTATCACAGACGGCTCTATCTGGGTCGCGGGTTCGGGAGCGGATGGCAGTACATATAGTCACTATATGTACTATATTATAGTGAAACCAGAGACTTGTGTAATTTCGCTCTCATGTTTTTTGTACCTTTTAAGGGGCACGCTGCTCATTTTTACAAATGAAGGCCCATTTGCTTGACTCCGCCTGTCATAAACATCCTCTGGTAGGAGCTTATAACGTGGGAGAAACCAACTtaattgtgatgtcatcagggttGGGTTGGTAGTTCAAATATATGGCAGAATCTTGATTAACCATTTGAATATTTGGATTTGGCTTCTTTTGCGTTTCTAAAATCTATCCAACCCTTTGTTGGGGACCAGCATCAAATTCCTGGAGGCCGTTTTGAATTGCTCTGGCTGCTCCTCGGTTGGATGGAGCTAAAGGCGTTAACTGGTATCACAATAGGTGTTGCCGTTCTGCTATAGAATAAATTAAGACTTTTACCCATATACAGCAGCATCACCTGAAACTGGTATTTTAGAAATGGGACCAATTATTGCTCCTGTGGTCATATTTCAGATATAAAACTGGTTTTCATTAGTTttcttcagctgctgcaggcgtATCTGCCAACATGCATGAGTGACTTTTCACCGAGGGAGGCGAGACCATCATTATCAAACCACCTGAATAGTTTCCCGATCAAAAGCATCCTCAagcaaagaaaagcaggaataCTCTAAATACTTATATACTGCTTGCTTTCTATGTTATCGAAACGTTTCAGACGGATTTCTGTacattgaaaatattttctatctgggggggggggtctggtcgCCGTGGCAGCAGGCTAAGTAAGGTTATTCTACACATCCCTTCCCGTCTCCCAGCAACACGTTTCGGCTCCCGGGGGAATCCCAACAGGATCTGAGATATAATCCTTCCAGCGGGTTCTGGGAGAGGTACAGAGTGGCGTTTACAGCACCAGGACACTTGAGTTTTGTCCTTCTCAAAGCACCGCCTCACATCGGTGGTCGTCCCCGGGCTCAAGTGGAGCCGACACGGTTATGAGTTTGAGCTGTCCTATCTACTTCCTGTCCTCATCGATCCTGAGGCCACTGTGCTCTAGTGCTGATTGCACCAGGCCGGTCCATTAGGAATCCAGCACACTCTCCATCAAGCTCTTTTATTGGTTCGAGCTCATCCACGAAGGAACCGATGCAGGAGGGTGGAAAGACAAGGCAGCTTATCCAGCAATGATTTCTCCACTTCACGGCTTGGATTTCAGGACAACACGGAGAGAGCGTCTGCTCATATTGTTTTTTAACTGTACACACCCAACAGCAGTTCGCCGCACCCTTAAGTGCTATCGGAAGCCGCCTCCTGTGTGCTGCTGTCGTCCGCATTAGTGTTGCTGTCGCCGGTCTGAAAGCATTCCTGCATCTCTCCCTTCACTGCGACTCGAATGGCCTTCAGCCAGCGCTGCTTCAGCTCCTCGCTTTCGGCAGCGAAGCTGTGGAGGGACTTGGACTGGGAAAGGCGGAAGCTGGCCGGGAGGTCCGAGGGCTTGCTGCTGTCATCCACAGAGTATCCCAGGAGGGGGATGGTACACTGGGCCTTCACATCCTGGGGAGAGTCGCCAGGGAAGAGGAGATTGAAGCGAGACTTTTCCCATTCATTCAGATGTTCTCATGTTTGGCTTCCTGTTCTCGGCGCTTTTACCTGTGGAGCTCCGTAGAGGTAGAGCACCAGGGACTCCTTCTCAGGGATGACGCACCACACCTTCTGCCATGGCTTGTTCTTCTCGCAGTACTGAAGGAAGCTACAAATGATGCTGCTGCCCGTCAACTGAGCTGCCTCGATCTGCACACGGTAAGATCAACGCAATCGATAAAGCAACACGATTTCAACACATCATTTATGTCTTATTAAGGGCGCCAGcatgtgtgcctgtgtgcacGACGCATCCCATTCACCTCCAGGATGCCCTTCTTCTTGCCCTCCGTGTTCCCTTCTCCTGTCAAAATGGAGAAGCAGTGCCTGCAGACTTTGTTCATCTTGTTGCTGTCATATTCAAGCGGCACCTTATAGTCTGAGCACTTCCAGCACACTacctgtaaggaggaggaggagataagaTGTACCACCTATGCTTATTAAAGCTAAAACAGTTTGAGCATTATTTGGCTTCATGTGGATATCTGAGCCACTATTGCTGTTTTAGAAGACAATGTTTTATAGCTGAAGCATTTTGACAGGGCGGAATAAGGAACGGGTCGCTCTCACTATCTGGCCCATAATTCTGATCAAGAAAACTTAGGCTTTAATATCAATTTAAAGGCAAGAAAAGTCCCCAAAAAACCAAAAgcctgagtttttattttatttttttaaagttgactCATCTCTCAATATTTGAGCTCTTGGGCCAAAAGTAAACGGACAAGAAGACACCAACACGACTCACATAGCCGCAGGCTCTGCAGTGGTGTCGCCGTCGCGTCAGAGCGGTGAACGGCTCTTTACACCTCATGCACATCGTCACTTCGTTGTCGCGGATCCAGCGGGGGGCACGCTTTCCCAGCTCTGCTTTCTGTGTCCAAGCCAAAAAAACGCACGCTCAGCACGACGGTCGAGAGGCGTAACCAGCGCGTGGATGAACCCTGATGCGACTCACCGAtacttcctccacctctttcaAAGCGCTCTTGAAGGATTCGTTTCTCTGCTGGAAGGTGTTGATGGTCCTCTGGAAAGCCTAAAGGAAAAGAGATACAAGCCCACGTGTGACTCCCTCCACACTGCCCGATCCAAACACATCTAAAAGACACGCAGGTGCTGCACGTACCTTAATCCAGTCCGCCTTGTCCTGCTCTGACCTGAGGAGGGAAAGCAGAACTTCATCTTCCTGTCCTTCTCACACCAAAACAGCACTTAGCTGTGGTCATCGGCTTTACGTAGAGATTTACAGGATTTAAACGTGTACTTGTTTGGGTCATTGCATGTGAAATTAAACTGTACATTGTATGAAGATGACAGACAAGCACACGCTTCAATGTGGGATGAGCTGGGAGTTGTTGCATTATGTGTGATATGTCTGCATAACACGTACTtggcctgcagctccagcgTCCTCTCCTTCCCCGACACCTGGAAGGTATGAGGGTATTCCTCGTTTGTCGTTTCCACCACCTTCATGCCGTCGATGCCGATCCGTGTCCTCACGGTGTATTTCGTGGCTCCCAGGCTGAATTTGGGTACGCAGTACAACAACACGTTGTTGAACTAGGATCACAATAACACACAAAACAGCGCATGGATTGGCAGCATAAGAGTATGGATCAGCGCTATTCTTGTTCTCGGCGCCGGCGCCCTCTAAAGGGTGCCGTTTTCACACAGCAGGGAGTGTGAATGACTCAGACGGGAGACGTTCCGCCGGAAGCTAATAAGACGTAGCCAGAACGTAATCACATCATCTGGCAATCTCAGTAATTGAGAGACTTGTTCATGTTCCTCCAGAGCAACCTCGCAGAGGGGGGCCCTGGCTTACAATGATTCACTCGTTTCAATTAACTTCTGCAGGCAAAGTCTCGCTGCAGCATATTTCCCAGCTGCGCCCTCTATTAGATCAGAAGGCGGAACGGTTTCTCTCACCAGGAAGAGGTATATCTCCATAGCCAAGCCGTTCCTGGCCGAAAGCTTCAAGATGTGTCCCTCTCTGATGAACTCGTTGGAGGGGTTGACGATGTTCTCCTCCTCACCCAGCATCTCGTGGATCTCCACCAGCTTCTTCAAATTCTCCTAAACGAGACGGGACATTCTGGTTGGATGGCGATGCACCAGGATAACGCTCGCCTTGGTTAAAACCGCTGCACTTACAGCTTTTCGTATGGCGCTGTTGGAGTGAGTAGCTGCCGTGGCGATGATTTTTAAAGATTCTGCGGAAAAGAAGGACGTGGTTTATTTTAATATAGgctgacttgggggggggggggtattctgaCTTACTTTCTGCATCTTGGCGGTCCGAGTGATCCTGAGGCAGCTTCTTCAAATAGTCTTTAAGCAGCATCTCATAGCGGGGAATCCTCTGCACGGGTTCCAACATGTGATGCTGAAGTGTCAGGAAACCACAGGCCTCTTGACTCTGtccagaataataataaaaaagaacgTATAACATGCTGTATAGCAATTTGCATGAGTCTACGTCCTCCGACAAACTCAAAGCTTTGAGAACAGCAGAAATGCACGTCTCATGGCTGGATGCTGCTTGGGTTTTACCTGTATCTCCTGAAGAATGGCCTTAAATTGAGGTGAACGATCAGTCCACTGTTTCACCAGCTCCATGGCTTGGTCAAAATTGCTCACGTACTCTGCATACATTTTGAGGAAGGGCGTGAGTTTCTGCAGGATGTCTCCGATGCGAGGTGTGGTCTCCCTGCAAGGAGGGTGTTTGTTAACTATAAAGCAAATACCCTGAGGTTGTTAATTATTAAACATCTATTTAGTGCATTTACAGGTGCGGGACTCCGGCACCGCCATCGTTCACACCTTCAATCACtggtgtttgtgcatttgtttaAGTGCAAAGAGACAGGGTAGCTGCAAAGTGATGCAAGACCCTGCTATCGTCCCATTTCACGCCGACGCTCACCATTCTCCCATCCGTTTCTGCAGGTCCGGAAGAAGAAACTGGCCGTGAAAGATGTGGATGGAGGAGATGTTGGAGAAGATGTTCTTCACTACCTCCACGGGGAACGTTCCTTTATTTGCCTCCTCCGTTAACTTGGTGCAGAATTCCTACGGAGTCAATACAATACGGAACTGTGAGGTGACTGAAATGTGAAATTCGGTCTCACTGGAGGGGAATAGAGACACGTTTGCACACTCAGCAGGCCTTCCTCACCTGGTCCAGCAGGTTAAGTCGCGCCACGTACGCTTTCTCTGTGTGTAAGAGCTCGCTGGCGATCTTGAACAGCTTCTGCTCATTGGTCTCCTGAAAACAGAGGGTGCGTTAGTGTGAGTGGGACAACTGAGATCTCAAATTGCCTCTGATCATTAATGGCTCAGTGATGTGTGAAAGCCATCGACCGTTTTCAATCCAATACTTCTTTATTGATGAATGACTGGTATTATGACTGAGGAGTGGAGGCTTGTGCAGCCtcacaggatgtgtgtgtccgtcagaggctgaagaggctttctaaacaggaagtggaattaTAGAATACGGGAAATGACACCAAATGAAACGGAGTCGTGGACGTGTCACGaaaagctgtttttgtgtgcaacaaatcagtaaaataaaataataactgcACAGCCTCAAAATGCATTCAACAAGACTTTAcacatcaattgagttattgaatattggttttatttttatttgtattgttaaatttgtattgttaattgtggatgatttatgtactaaggactttcaacggaaacaagaccgcaagggcttttttgaaatgctcctcttacacaggatgtttgactttatttgtactgtaataaatgctactgtgtgactgtacttgtactctaacattctatctaataaatatattcattcattcattcattcattcattcaaacgcATGATGACATGTGGCGCTCTGGGAGGAGTTACGGACACTATGACAGCAGCTGAGATGCCGTGGGAACATACTGCACCTCATTCCACTAAACTGAACTGACAGCTAAATATGCCAATCAATATTCCGctttaagtaaaaaataaataaataaataggtctTTAAGGTTTACACATCCTAAAAGATAAAATCACATCTCTGGTTCTGCTGCAACACTTTTGATCCTTTTCTGAAGTCTGAATCTGTTACTGGAGATCAATCAAGAAATACTGACGTTAACTCAGGATAAATACCACAGCCACTGAACAATTTAATCCAGAATGATAAAATGCACTttcttgtatatatatatatatatagggacGATGTATTTGAAGTTCTGAACCTGAGATATTTACGatctatttctatatttatagcCTGGAGACAACAGCAGACTCCCACGGGGGTGGGAGGGGAAGTGGGGGGGTTGAACGCAGCTGTTTGAGCGTCGGACATCTGCTTCACAAATAACAACCCCTCTGAGACACCCACCCTTGTAATTCTACCCTGGCAGTGGAGTTGAATTATAGTTTGAGGATGTAATCTCAGGGAAAGGCAGGACTATAAATAAATGCTGACGGGTCGTCTATCAGACAAACAACGAGGCAGCTCCCTGATGACGCAGAGGATGTAAGCGCACAGAAAACTGGAATGGAGCAGCCACAAAGTCGACAATCATCCAGCAGACACGGACTAAAAATCCAGGAGACACGGACTAACCTTATGGTCGGCGGCTGCTTCGTCGTGTCCTTGCTGACTTTGAGTCCCGTTCTCAGAATCGCTTTCCGTGCCCGTCCTGTTCGTGCGTGGAGGTGACAGCTCCTCACTCTGTTCCGTGCTCCCTTCCTCCATATCTCCGTTTACCAGCTTGGCAGCCTTCATTCCGACACCGTCGCTGTCCGTCTCCTGTTTGTCCTGCTCCGTCTGTGCCACCGTCCCGTTAGACGCCGGGCCGTGGGCATCCTGCAGCACGGCCGCGGCAGGCGAGTGGTTCTCCCGAATCCCACCGGTCTCCGTCTGCTTCTGGTGGGCGAGGTGAGCTGGACTGCAGTTGGACGACTTGCCGCTCTGTTTGAGATGCAAGGCGTCTctcttgccgtctgtgttgctGGAGGAACAGAGGAAAAGGTGAAGGAGGAAGTCTGCCAGTGCGATAAGAGCGCAGAGAGACTCAGctgagcaaaaaataaagagtACAAGACGGCAGGAGTCTCTCAAAGACGGCAcgcagctcagggagggtggGAGCCGGCAGTAAGCAGAGACCTTTTGCACATTAGCGCcagagttaaaaataaaaccgtGGAGGTGCACAAACttctcctgatgctgctgagagCTGGTGCGGTGCAGAggaagtgtatgtgtgtgtgtgtgtgtgtgcgcgagcaAATGGAGGTACGGTAATGAGGAgcacaggaggaaggaggggggggggttcaacacGGCTCCCC
The nucleotide sequence above comes from Brachionichthys hirsutus isolate HB-005 unplaced genomic scaffold, CSIRO-AGI_Bhir_v1 contig_1406, whole genome shotgun sequence. Encoded proteins:
- the LOC137916806 gene encoding FYVE, RhoGEF and PH domain-containing protein 4-like encodes the protein SLCPSALGSSPSCVDSNQPSVQECLSRAGGGSSITSRGGVNGTDSGSFRQLLSKPEVPPKPPHLQSPVTELSSPLSQVQRSPSRSSMEERGGGRGGGRGVGTREKSSKVSDLISRFEGNSNTDGKRDALHLKQSGKSSNCSPAHLAHQKQTETGGIRENHSPAAAVLQDAHGPASNGTVAQTEQDKQETDSDGVGMKAAKLVNGDMEEGSTEQSEELSPPRTNRTGTESDSENGTQSQQGHDEAAADHKETNEQKLFKIASELLHTEKAYVARLNLLDQEFCTKLTEEANKGTFPVEVVKNIFSNISSIHIFHGQFLLPDLQKRMGEWETTPRIGDILQKLTPFLKMYAEYVSNFDQAMELVKQWTDRSPQFKAILQEIQSQEACGFLTLQHHMLEPVQRIPRYEMLLKDYLKKLPQDHSDRQDAEKSLKIIATAATHSNSAIRKAENLKKLVEIHEMLGEEENIVNPSNEFIREGHILKLSARNGLAMEIYLFLFNNVLLYCVPKFSLGATKYTVRTRIGIDGMKVVETTNEEYPHTFQVSGKERTLELQAKSEQDKADWIKAFQRTINTFQQRNESFKSALKEVEEVSKAELGKRAPRWIRDNEVTMCMRCKEPFTALTRRRHHCRACGYVVCWKCSDYKVPLEYDSNKMNKVCRHCFSILTGEGNTEGKKKGILEIEAAQLTGSSIICSFLQYCEKNKPWQKVWCVIPEKESLVLYLYGAPQDVKAQCTIPLLGYSVDDSSKPSDLPASFRLSQSKSLHSFAAESEELKQRWLKAIRVAVKGEMQECFQTGDSNTNADDSSTQEAASDST